The Streptomyces spororaveus genome includes a region encoding these proteins:
- a CDS encoding carbohydrate ABC transporter permease, producing the protein MSRSDVTPAPAAHPRSSYAARASARLAGGALRVFLVVAALFWLLPTLGLLLSSFVSPTDLNSGGWWQVLTAPSRLTADNYQRLLANDTITGSLLNTFAIAVPATLLVLVLGSLAGYAFAWLEFPGRDWLFLVVVGLLVVPVQVALIPVSELFGSIGLFETTAGVVLFHTAFGLPFAVFLLRNFFAEIPRELLEAARLDGAGELRLFTRVVLPLGGPAIASLGIFQFLWVWNDMLVALVFADSAHPPITVALQQQVRQFGNNIDVLAPGAFLSMAVPLVVFFAFQRQFVSGVMAGAIK; encoded by the coding sequence ATGAGCCGTTCCGACGTGACGCCGGCCCCTGCGGCGCACCCCAGGTCCTCGTACGCCGCGCGCGCGTCCGCCCGGCTCGCCGGCGGCGCGCTGCGCGTCTTCCTGGTCGTGGCGGCGCTCTTCTGGCTGCTGCCCACGCTCGGGCTGCTGCTCTCCTCCTTCGTCTCCCCCACCGACCTCAACAGCGGCGGCTGGTGGCAGGTGCTGACCGCGCCCTCACGGCTGACGGCCGACAACTACCAGCGCCTGCTGGCGAACGACACCATCACCGGCTCGCTCCTCAACACGTTCGCGATCGCCGTGCCGGCCACCCTGCTGGTCCTGGTCCTGGGCTCGCTCGCCGGATACGCCTTCGCCTGGCTGGAGTTCCCCGGCCGGGACTGGCTGTTCCTCGTCGTCGTCGGACTGCTCGTCGTGCCCGTGCAGGTGGCACTGATCCCGGTCTCCGAACTCTTCGGTTCCATCGGGCTGTTCGAGACCACGGCGGGCGTGGTCCTCTTCCACACCGCCTTCGGACTGCCCTTCGCCGTGTTCCTGCTGCGCAACTTCTTCGCGGAGATCCCGCGTGAGCTGCTGGAGGCGGCCCGGCTCGACGGGGCGGGTGAACTGCGTCTGTTCACACGGGTGGTGCTGCCGCTCGGCGGCCCGGCGATCGCCTCGCTCGGCATCTTCCAGTTCCTGTGGGTGTGGAACGACATGCTGGTGGCGCTGGTGTTCGCGGACTCCGCCCACCCGCCGATCACGGTCGCGCTCCAGCAGCAGGTACGGCAGTTCGGGAACAACATCGACGTGCTCGCGCCCGGCGCGTTCCTGTCGATGGCGGTCCCGCTCGTGGTGTTCTTCGCCTTCCAGCGGCAGTTCGTCTCGGGGGTGATGGCCGGGGCGATCAAGTAG
- a CDS encoding ABC transporter ATP-binding protein, translating to MADTASKSDTRVPTVIADGVHVIYKVNGSGARKGGATAALSRVFSRGPAPGMKEVHAVKGVTFTAYKGEAIGLIGSNGSGKSTLLAAIAGLQPVAHGRIYSHGQPSLLGVNAALMNDLTGERNVVLGGLAMGMSKQQIRERYQGIVDFSGINEKGDFISLPMRTYSSGMGARLRFSIAAAKDHDVLMIDEALATGDAAFQRRSQARIEELREHAGTVFLVSHGINTVRETCDRAIWLEAGVLRMDGPSAEVCDAYEAFTRR from the coding sequence GTGGCTGACACCGCGTCGAAGAGCGACACCCGGGTACCCACCGTCATCGCCGACGGGGTCCACGTCATCTACAAGGTCAACGGATCCGGCGCCCGCAAGGGCGGCGCCACCGCGGCGCTCAGCCGGGTCTTCTCCCGCGGGCCGGCCCCGGGCATGAAGGAGGTGCACGCCGTCAAGGGCGTCACCTTCACCGCGTACAAGGGCGAGGCCATCGGCCTCATCGGCTCCAACGGCTCGGGCAAGTCCACCCTGCTGGCCGCCATCGCCGGCCTCCAGCCGGTGGCCCACGGCCGGATCTACTCGCACGGCCAGCCGTCCCTGCTGGGCGTGAACGCCGCCCTGATGAACGACCTGACCGGCGAACGCAACGTCGTCCTCGGCGGCCTCGCGATGGGCATGTCCAAGCAGCAGATCCGCGAGCGCTACCAGGGCATCGTCGACTTCTCCGGCATCAACGAGAAGGGCGACTTCATCTCCCTGCCCATGCGGACGTACTCCTCGGGCATGGGCGCCCGGCTGCGCTTCTCCATCGCCGCCGCCAAGGACCACGACGTCCTGATGATCGACGAGGCCCTGGCCACCGGCGACGCCGCCTTCCAGCGCCGCAGCCAGGCCCGCATCGAGGAACTCCGCGAGCACGCGGGCACCGTCTTCCTCGTCAGCCACGGCATCAACACGGTCCGCGAGACCTGCGACCGCGCGATCTGGCTGG
- a CDS encoding bifunctional glycosyltransferase/CDP-glycerol:glycerophosphate glycerophosphotransferase → MPRFSVIVPAYKVQAYLQESLDSVLAQSYPDLELIAVDDASPDACGSIIDEYAARDPRVTAVHLAHNLGLGPARNAGLARAGGDYLIFLDGDDTLAPGALQAITDRLKATGSPDVLVYDYARTFWSGELVRNRLSHRLSEEGPASFRLADRPALLGMLMVVWNKAYRREYVEREGLEFPPGFYEDTPWTYPALLAAESVAVLDRVCVHYRQRRTGSILTTTSRRHLDIFDQYDRVFGHLATRPELERWRPALHRRMAEHFCTLYADPRRLPRAARAEFFARACALLRRHRVPVPGGSGALPLSLSRTDRVRHTLMRLGTRRTYRLLSALRTAALALGRAASALWRGLRECRLRLHYRIQRLLPLRPELAVFSAYWHGGYACNPAAIEAKLRELAPRMRTAWICDPEHAPTLPRETTALRPGSAAYWTALARATYLVTNVNFDRALVKRPGQILVQTQHGTPLKRVGLDLQDRPAATPTTDFAGLLRGADQWDYLLSSNRHSTLVWEKAVPSSYTTLEYGYPRNDVFHRAGPAEVLELRERLGIPAGSTAVLYAPTHRDYRRSRPEHLDFERVLRELGPRFTILARTHLTYADLPPSPDTHPRLIDVSAHPSVEELCLASDALVTDYSSLMFDYAALDRPIVIHADDWEAYEAARGTYFDLRSCPPGAIARTEDELVDIFSTGHWQGSRSAQLRAAFRARFCSHDDGHAAERVVRRVFLGQTAPIPAVVPLEDRRPAPAAPAAPAPALAPVWP, encoded by the coding sequence GTGCCCCGGTTCAGCGTCATCGTGCCCGCGTACAAGGTCCAGGCCTACCTCCAGGAGAGTCTGGACTCGGTCCTGGCCCAGTCGTACCCGGATCTGGAGCTGATCGCGGTCGACGACGCCTCTCCGGACGCCTGCGGGTCGATCATCGACGAGTACGCGGCACGTGACCCCCGGGTGACGGCCGTCCACCTGGCGCACAACCTCGGCCTGGGCCCGGCCCGCAACGCGGGCCTGGCGCGGGCGGGCGGCGACTACCTGATCTTCCTCGACGGCGACGACACCCTCGCCCCGGGCGCCCTGCAGGCCATCACCGACCGGCTGAAGGCCACCGGCTCCCCCGACGTCCTGGTCTACGACTACGCGCGCACCTTCTGGTCGGGCGAACTCGTCCGCAACCGCCTCTCCCACCGGCTCTCCGAGGAGGGCCCGGCCAGCTTCCGGCTCGCCGACCGCCCCGCTCTCCTCGGCATGCTGATGGTGGTCTGGAACAAGGCCTACCGCCGCGAGTACGTGGAGCGCGAGGGCCTCGAATTCCCGCCCGGCTTCTACGAGGACACCCCCTGGACCTACCCGGCCCTGCTGGCCGCGGAGTCCGTCGCCGTCCTGGACCGGGTCTGCGTCCACTACCGGCAGCGGCGCACCGGCTCGATCCTGACCACCACCAGCCGCCGCCACCTCGACATCTTCGACCAGTACGACCGGGTCTTCGGCCACCTCGCCACCCGCCCCGAGCTGGAGCGCTGGCGCCCCGCCCTGCACCGCCGGATGGCCGAGCACTTCTGCACCCTGTACGCCGACCCGCGCCGCCTCCCGCGCGCCGCCCGGGCCGAGTTCTTCGCCCGGGCCTGCGCCCTGCTGCGCCGCCACCGCGTCCCCGTACCCGGCGGCAGCGGCGCCCTGCCGCTGTCCCTGTCCCGGACCGACCGGGTCCGGCACACCCTGATGCGGCTGGGCACCCGGCGCACCTACCGGCTGCTGTCCGCGCTGCGCACGGCCGCACTGGCGCTGGGCCGCGCCGCCTCGGCCCTGTGGCGGGGCCTGCGGGAGTGCCGGCTGCGGCTGCACTACCGGATCCAGCGGCTGCTGCCGCTCCGCCCGGAGCTCGCCGTCTTCTCCGCGTACTGGCACGGCGGCTACGCCTGCAACCCGGCGGCGATCGAGGCCAAGCTGCGGGAGCTCGCGCCGCGGATGCGCACGGCCTGGATCTGCGATCCGGAGCACGCCCCGACCCTGCCCCGCGAGACGACGGCGCTGCGCCCGGGCTCGGCGGCGTACTGGACCGCCCTGGCCAGGGCCACCTACCTGGTCACGAACGTCAACTTCGACCGCGCCCTGGTCAAGCGGCCGGGCCAGATCCTCGTCCAGACCCAGCACGGCACCCCGCTCAAGCGCGTCGGCCTCGACCTCCAGGACCGCCCGGCGGCCACCCCGACGACGGACTTCGCGGGTCTGCTGCGCGGCGCCGACCAGTGGGACTACCTGCTCTCCTCGAACCGGCACTCCACCCTGGTGTGGGAGAAGGCCGTCCCGTCCTCCTACACCACGCTGGAGTACGGCTACCCGCGCAACGACGTCTTCCACCGGGCTGGCCCGGCCGAGGTGCTGGAGCTGCGCGAACGCCTCGGCATCCCGGCGGGCTCGACGGCCGTCCTGTACGCGCCCACGCACCGCGACTACCGGCGCAGCCGGCCCGAGCACCTGGACTTCGAGCGGGTGCTGCGGGAGCTGGGCCCGCGCTTCACGATCCTGGCCCGCACCCATCTCACGTACGCGGACCTCCCGCCCTCCCCGGACACGCACCCGCGCCTGATCGACGTCTCCGCGCACCCCTCGGTGGAGGAGCTGTGCCTGGCCTCGGACGCGCTGGTGACGGACTACTCGTCCCTGATGTTCGACTACGCGGCGCTGGACCGGCCGATCGTGATCCACGCGGACGACTGGGAGGCGTACGAGGCGGCCCGGGGCACGTACTTCGACCTGCGGTCGTGCCCGCCGGGCGCGATCGCCCGGACCGAGGACGAGCTGGTGGACATCTTCAGCACGGGCCACTGGCAGGGCTCGCGCTCCGCGCAGCTGCGGGCGGCGTTCCGCGCGCGTTTCTGCTCGCACGACGACGGCCACGCGGCGGAGCGGGTGGTGCGCCGGGTCTTCCTCGGGCAGACGGCCCCGATCCCGGCGGTCGTCCCCCTGGAGGACCGCCGCCCGGCTCCCGCGGCTCCTGCGGCTCCCGCGCCGGCTCTGGCCCCCGTCTGGCCGTAG
- a CDS encoding carbohydrate ABC transporter permease, with protein MPAPAAARVPAEVRRRRLIAAAFLLPALVLLGALVVHPIGYSLYRSLFDRSGDTFVGGDNYREILSDDTIRTALKNTALWVVLAPATATALGLIFAVLTERVRWGTAFKLLVFMPMAISMLAAGIIFRLVYDHDPDRGVANAVWVGVHDTFAQSSAFPKARPGRESPLADAGGGAFVTRDPVRAGTPVLLPLVGVAPEALPEGTRTAGSSGAVPGKVTGTVWQDFTRGGGGAVNVVDPTEQGFAGMRIEAVKDGRVVERTTAGADGTFTLSGKADGALLRLPAANFREAYSGVQWLGPALVTPAVIGAYVWMWAGFAMVLIGAGLAAVPRELLEAARVDGAGEWQVFRRITVPLLAPVLVVVLVTLVINVMKIFDLVFVIAPGAVQDDANVLALQLYRTSFGTDADPGLGSAIAVLLLVLVIPVMLVNIRRLRKEGSR; from the coding sequence GTGCCGGCCCCTGCCGCCGCACGCGTCCCGGCGGAGGTCCGGCGCCGCCGTCTGATCGCGGCGGCGTTCCTCCTCCCGGCGCTGGTGCTGCTCGGTGCGCTCGTCGTGCACCCGATCGGCTACTCCCTCTACCGCAGCCTCTTCGACCGTTCCGGCGACACCTTCGTCGGCGGTGACAACTACCGGGAGATCCTGAGCGACGACACGATCCGCACCGCCCTGAAGAACACGGCGCTGTGGGTGGTGCTCGCCCCGGCCACGGCCACCGCCCTCGGGCTGATCTTCGCGGTCCTCACCGAACGGGTGCGCTGGGGGACGGCGTTCAAGCTGCTGGTCTTCATGCCGATGGCGATCTCGATGCTGGCCGCGGGCATCATCTTCCGGCTCGTCTACGACCACGATCCCGACCGAGGGGTCGCCAACGCGGTCTGGGTCGGGGTCCACGACACCTTCGCGCAGTCCTCGGCCTTCCCCAAGGCGCGCCCGGGCCGGGAATCGCCGCTCGCGGACGCCGGCGGGGGTGCCTTCGTGACCCGCGACCCCGTCCGCGCGGGTACTCCGGTGCTGCTCCCGCTGGTCGGCGTGGCCCCGGAGGCGCTGCCGGAGGGAACCCGTACCGCGGGCAGCTCCGGCGCCGTGCCGGGGAAGGTCACGGGCACGGTCTGGCAGGACTTCACCCGGGGCGGGGGCGGGGCGGTGAACGTGGTCGACCCGACCGAGCAGGGCTTCGCCGGGATGCGGATCGAGGCGGTCAAGGACGGCCGGGTCGTCGAGCGGACGACGGCCGGAGCCGACGGCACCTTCACGCTGTCCGGGAAGGCGGACGGGGCGCTGCTGCGGCTGCCCGCGGCCAACTTCCGGGAGGCGTACTCCGGGGTCCAGTGGCTCGGCCCGGCGCTCGTCACCCCGGCGGTCATCGGGGCGTACGTATGGATGTGGGCCGGTTTCGCGATGGTGCTGATCGGGGCGGGGCTGGCCGCCGTACCGCGGGAGCTGCTGGAGGCGGCGCGCGTGGACGGGGCCGGCGAGTGGCAGGTGTTCCGGCGGATCACCGTCCCGCTGCTGGCGCCCGTCCTGGTGGTCGTGCTCGTCACCCTCGTCATCAACGTCATGAAGATCTTCGACCTGGTCTTCGTGATCGCGCCGGGCGCGGTCCAGGACGACGCGAACGTGCTCGCGCTCCAGCTGTACCGGACCTCCTTCGGCACGGACGCCGATCCGGGGCTGGGCAGTGCCATCGCCGTACTGCTGCTGGTGCTGGTGATCCCGGTGATGCTCGTGAACATCCGCCGACTGCGCAAGGAGGGGTCCCGATGA
- a CDS encoding ABC transporter permease — protein MTTATAPKTAPAPSAELARLAAAHGLTLSGARPTLPRYIAELWDRRHFVTAYATARMQATYSTAKLGQLWHLVTPLLNAAVYYFIFGIVMKASHGVPDYVPFLITGIFVWDFIGSSINAGTRAVHSNRGLVRALHFPRASLPISTVVQLFQQLLVTMGALVILLLAFGQRPAWSWFLAVPALLLTAVFAAGCAMVMARIGSKSPDVSQLMPFVLRTWMYSSGVMWSIDQMLQSDHLPHHWVLTLLKLNPAAVYIDLMRFALIDSFQAHSLPPHAWPLAIGWALLAGVGGFIWFWKAEEEYGRG, from the coding sequence GTGACCACCGCGACCGCACCCAAGACCGCACCCGCGCCCTCCGCGGAACTCGCGCGGCTCGCCGCCGCCCACGGCCTCACCCTCAGCGGCGCCCGCCCCACGCTCCCCCGCTACATCGCGGAGCTCTGGGACCGGCGCCACTTCGTGACCGCGTACGCGACCGCCCGCATGCAGGCCACGTACAGCACGGCCAAGCTCGGCCAGCTCTGGCACCTGGTGACCCCGCTGCTCAACGCGGCCGTCTACTACTTCATCTTCGGCATCGTGATGAAGGCCAGCCACGGCGTGCCGGACTACGTGCCCTTCCTGATCACCGGCATCTTCGTCTGGGACTTCATCGGCAGCTCCATCAACGCCGGCACCCGCGCCGTCCACAGCAACCGCGGCCTCGTCCGCGCCTTGCACTTCCCGCGCGCCAGCCTGCCCATCTCCACCGTCGTCCAGCTCTTCCAGCAGCTGCTCGTCACCATGGGCGCCCTGGTCATCCTGCTGCTGGCCTTCGGCCAGCGGCCCGCCTGGTCCTGGTTCCTGGCCGTCCCGGCCCTCCTGCTGACGGCCGTGTTCGCCGCCGGCTGCGCGATGGTCATGGCGCGCATCGGCAGCAAGAGCCCGGACGTCAGCCAGCTGATGCCGTTCGTCCTGCGCACCTGGATGTACTCCTCGGGCGTCATGTGGTCCATCGACCAGATGCTCCAGTCGGACCACCTGCCGCACCACTGGGTGCTGACCCTGCTCAAGCTCAACCCGGCCGCCGTCTACATCGACCTGATGCGCTTCGCACTGATCGACAGCTTCCAGGCGCACTCGCTCCCGCCCCACGCGTGGCCGCTGGCCATCGGCTGGGCCCTGCTCGCCGGCGTCGGCGGTTTCATCTGGTTCTGGAAGGCAGAAGAGGAGTACGGCCGTGGCTGA
- a CDS encoding ABC transporter substrate-binding protein: protein MRRHGTSRTTLTWTALAAAAALTLGACGDGGTEEPQGPEGSTAAPRVQLPKLPGEKLEVAAVWTGPEQENFIKVLKEFEKRTGASVTFVPAQDPIVTFLGTKIAGGAPPDVALLPQVGALAAAVENKWAQPLGPEAAAQLDANYSDGWKKLGTVGDTRYGVYYKAANKSLIWYNAKAFEAAGVKPPKTWKELITAADTLSASGTPAVSVAGADGWTLTDWFENIYLSQAGPEKYDQLAKHRIKWTDDSVKQALTTLGELFGRKDFLAGGPSGALSTEFPKSVTQTFTGGDRPAAAMVFEGDFVAVNIAQTQAKVGEDALVFPFPAVGAKAPVVSGGDVAVALKPSKGAQALLTFLASADAAEIHARQGGFLSPNKAVDPAVYPNDIQRNIAKALIAAGDDFRFDMSDQAPAAFGGTPGAGEWKALQDFLANPSDVAGTQAKLEADAAKAYGN, encoded by the coding sequence ATGCGCAGGCACGGAACGAGCCGTACGACACTCACCTGGACGGCGCTCGCCGCCGCGGCGGCCCTCACGCTCGGCGCGTGCGGGGACGGCGGAACGGAGGAGCCGCAGGGTCCCGAGGGCAGCACGGCCGCACCCCGGGTGCAGTTACCGAAGCTGCCCGGCGAGAAGCTGGAGGTCGCCGCGGTCTGGACGGGCCCGGAGCAGGAGAACTTCATCAAGGTCCTGAAGGAGTTCGAGAAGCGGACGGGTGCCTCCGTCACCTTCGTCCCGGCCCAGGACCCGATCGTCACCTTCCTCGGCACGAAGATCGCGGGCGGTGCGCCGCCGGACGTGGCGCTGCTCCCGCAGGTCGGGGCGCTGGCCGCGGCGGTGGAGAACAAGTGGGCGCAGCCGCTGGGCCCGGAGGCCGCCGCCCAGCTCGACGCGAACTACTCGGACGGCTGGAAGAAGCTGGGCACCGTCGGGGACACCCGGTACGGCGTGTACTACAAGGCCGCCAACAAGTCGCTGATCTGGTACAACGCGAAAGCCTTCGAGGCGGCGGGGGTGAAGCCCCCGAAGACCTGGAAGGAACTGATCACGGCGGCCGACACGCTGTCCGCCTCGGGCACCCCGGCCGTCTCGGTGGCGGGCGCGGACGGCTGGACCCTCACCGACTGGTTCGAGAACATCTACCTCTCGCAGGCCGGCCCGGAGAAGTACGACCAGCTGGCCAAGCACCGGATCAAGTGGACGGACGACAGCGTCAAGCAGGCGCTGACCACGCTCGGCGAGCTGTTCGGCCGCAAGGACTTCCTGGCGGGCGGGCCGAGCGGGGCGCTGTCCACGGAATTCCCGAAGTCGGTGACGCAGACCTTCACCGGAGGCGACCGGCCGGCCGCCGCGATGGTCTTCGAGGGCGACTTCGTGGCGGTGAACATCGCGCAGACGCAGGCGAAGGTCGGCGAGGACGCCCTGGTCTTCCCCTTCCCGGCGGTCGGTGCGAAGGCTCCGGTGGTCTCGGGCGGCGACGTGGCGGTCGCCCTGAAGCCGTCGAAGGGGGCGCAGGCACTGCTGACCTTCCTGGCCTCGGCGGACGCGGCGGAGATCCACGCCCGTCAGGGCGGGTTCCTCTCCCCGAACAAGGCGGTCGACCCGGCGGTGTATCCGAACGACATCCAGCGGAACATCGCCAAGGCGCTGATCGCGGCGGGCGACGACTTCCGCTTCGACATGTCGGACCAGGCCCCGGCGGCCTTCGGCGGGACCCCGGGAGCGGGCGAGTGGAAGGCGCTCCAGGACTTCCTGGCGAACCCGTCGGACGTGGCGGGCACCCAGGCGAAACTGGAGGCGGACGCGGCCAAGGCCTACGGGAACTGA
- a CDS encoding TetR/AcrR family transcriptional regulator translates to MTPDPAAPSAPARRAPAGAAVLRADVTEAIRDAVVEELAAVGFSKMSIEGIARRAGVGKTAVYRRWKSKLHLVLDLVGAFAVDGLPVPATGSLYGDVRALLEVMSHVLRHPVASAVIPDLLVEAARNPEIAEAVRGALLDGQRRMAEGIVSDAVARGELTAGIDPAHALDLLIGPLYWRQVVVRDAVTGSHLDVLAHQVVAGLKAGSGPDA, encoded by the coding sequence ATGACCCCGGACCCCGCCGCCCCTTCCGCCCCCGCCCGCAGAGCCCCCGCCGGTGCCGCAGTCCTGCGCGCGGACGTGACCGAGGCGATCCGTGACGCGGTGGTGGAGGAACTGGCCGCGGTCGGCTTCTCGAAGATGTCCATCGAGGGCATCGCCCGGCGGGCGGGTGTTGGCAAGACCGCCGTCTACCGGCGGTGGAAGTCGAAGCTGCACCTGGTGCTGGACCTGGTGGGGGCCTTCGCGGTGGACGGCCTGCCGGTGCCCGCGACGGGCTCGCTGTACGGGGACGTACGGGCCCTGCTGGAGGTCATGTCACACGTGCTGCGGCACCCGGTGGCCTCCGCGGTGATTCCCGACCTGCTCGTGGAGGCGGCGCGCAACCCGGAGATCGCCGAGGCGGTACGCGGCGCCCTGCTCGACGGGCAGCGCCGCATGGCGGAGGGGATCGTCTCCGATGCGGTCGCCCGCGGCGAACTCACGGCGGGCATCGACCCCGCCCACGCACTCGACCTGCTGATCGGTCCGCTCTACTGGCGCCAGGTGGTCGTCCGGGACGCGGTGACGGGCAGCCACCTCGACGTCCTGGCCCACCAGGTGGTGGCGGGCCTCAAGGCCGGCTCCGGCCCGGACGCGTAG